The proteins below are encoded in one region of Nyctibius grandis isolate bNycGra1 chromosome 7, bNycGra1.pri, whole genome shotgun sequence:
- the JCAD gene encoding junctional cadherin 5-associated protein isoform X1: protein MFSVEDLLISHGYKLSKNPPVSHENRYDGYRHEITGNRSAQRTLNGFEAESRSKKPLVKTNSSSTESSRGSQGRQVGPGYHHDLQGLSTFHTSEGGVYDRPQLAWSSQPKTEKDLAYWRRRGQDFSVLLGYSQKGGVEMKGLAGAPGSPRHPKESQLKVGMGTGYVRRSGLQETCEVPGDCKWQSLGMESWSQPKKVGRQMSEGDREKLLQELYSLTLGDNVLSTHNKEKSQSLPRVLSPESMRCVEMPSLTNSNNSLSITKTPSYPPNRLSVEPAKHHEMGGHFLPLVKPKYGRPLKPPSYELQRQTRAPAEPVGFQDHYQKDEPIPYLAKVNEPRQDACIQDSGLEPPVYVPPPSYKSPPHQNMTPHPLSEVPNNDACATSDQQSPAEWVVPCQRPAANTFEAGGDPCKDNHLPHGKQSHVRRPADYLCSVQYIPFDDPRIRHIKIAPPEGLQDNTKYTENACSPSSGALQERDLEVQYNSAFLDASNLSNSAKGERTSDSSTHSNRWLAPSIRDQENCALPDQRESCSTTNHSPHNEASAEYTKGKLSVRNSHMDSTCETVTKVKKFEPGTGMQSKKSSKKKMNETIFCLVSIPVKLESNLPDTDRNNNITQSPDKNGFDNNGALQEQSLLSMSSTDLELQALTGSMTNKNELQKQELWRPEEFKQMNDLRFIQPAKHRELKYSGSWPGDQYKDQQTQTSFTEEPKSPQFFHGTKPGQPSSNKLLSPKLLGCTASTIGSKQAGLHSDERSCRQNTYGMKGQMYLSQSSNSAFSRTVTSVLQASSPKAHQSQPVPAQEREINILSKGDVVKGEAGAPCNSKELFGQFLLKPVSRRPWDAISELESFNKELQEQEESTSSEEDLESAAASLQAGALTQRRASRNEKSNQEPKHSGKSATVVPEVPVFKSGRVKSKSESWSMGTEHGGEPGCIDSQGLWQPGGSSGGVGPADGSLITKMRTGEAKSRTSKQPVCMGPLKRVLSSSPSSSCHSNPFNNPVLQEMSEDQNYLDFVKLSKGATPTNDTVLERGSVVRLSLTKRNQGRSEPDLRSVGLDVAPGPGANNSDHPSNANAVEIPVNESLQARAARILGIDIAVESLLPDDHVGPHPGTSPANGAQDFESSVGSTVSDKEGKKDGSYEGRRKCGWTESALFVRVGGRSLYPDERQTTHQEASAKTLVAEQVLEQLMSPSQGEDQNLVCKSAVYQHSEKRVRSTSKVIETLQGKLTSPPSRTAMDRLVRMKEVDSVSRMRRLSIKSADSGEEVDEEKLSRVQEERGSKLASSGAVSKRVISLSENGYLGGTDKKKIDRDFSLGKMLLWEISVGTVSLCNGHDHISYAHIMLLK, encoded by the exons ATGTTCAGTGTCGAGGACCTCCTGATTTCTCATGGATACAAATTGTCAAAAAATCCCCCTGTTTCACATGAGAACAGATATGATGGATACCGGCATGAAATCACCGGGAACAGATCTGCTCAGAGAACGCTGAATGGGTTTGAGGCAGAATCAAGAAGCAAGAAACCTCTGGTGAAAACCAACTCGAGCAGCACTGAAAGCAGCCGTGGGAGCCAAGGGAGGCAAGTGGGTCCTGGTTACCACCATGACCTTCAGGGTTTGTCCACTTTTCATACTTCAGAAGGGGG GGTTTATGACAGGCCTCAATTAGCATGGTCTTCCCAGCCCAAGACTGAAAAAGATCTTGCCTACTGGAGAAGACGAGGACAAGACTTCAGTGTGCTACTGGGCTATTCCCAGAAAGGTGGCGTGGAAATGAAAGGCCTGGCTGGAGCCCCGGGGTCACCCCGGCACCCCAAGGAGAGTCAGCTGAAGGTGGGGATGGGCACAGGCTACGTCAGAAGAAGCGGCTTGCAGGAGACCTGCGAAGTGCCCGGCGACTGCAAATGGCAAAGTCTGGGAATGGAAAGCTGGAGCCAGCCAAAAAAGGTAGGGAGGCAAATGTCCGAGGGTGACAGGGAGAAGCTGCTTCAAGAGCTGTATTCACTGACCCTGGGAGACAATGTACTGAGCACCCACAACAAGGAGAAATCACAGTCCTTGCCGAGGGTCCTTTCGCCAGAGAGTATGAGGTGTGTGGAAATGCCCTCCCTGACCAACAGTAACAACTCACTCAGCATAACTAAAACCCCCTCCTATCCCCCGAACAGACTGAGTGTGGAACCAGCCAAGCACCACGAAATGGGAGGCCATTTCCTTCCCCTGGTGAAACCCAAGTATGGGAGACCTCTCAAGCCTCCATCCTATGAACTGCAGCGGCAGACGAGGGCACCTGCGGAACCCGTGGGTTTCCAGGACCACTACCAGAAAGATGAACCCATCCCCTATTTAGCCAAAGTTAATGAGCCAAGGCAAGATGCTTGCATTCAAGACTCTGGTTTGGAGCCCCCGGTCTACGTACCTCCTCCATCTTACAAATCCCCACCTCACCAAAACATGACCCCACATCCCCTCAGTGAAGTGCCTAACAACGATGCGTGTGCCACCAGCGATCAGCAGAGTCCTGCAGAGTGGGTTGTCCCCTGCCAACGACCAGCCGCAAATACTTTTGAAGCGGGGGGTGACCCTTGCAAAGACAACCATCTTCCTCATGGGAAGCAAAGCCATGTGAGGCGCCCTGCTGACTACCTGTGTTCTGTTCAGTATATTCCCTTTGATGATCCTCGGATACGACATATTAAAATTGCACCACCAGAAGGTCTGCAGGATAACActaaatacactgaaaatgcATGCAGTCCCAGTTCTGGTGCTTTGCAAGAGAGAGATCTTGAAGTACAGTACAACAGTGCCTTCTTGGATGCATCAAACTTGTCCAATTCTGCAAAGGGAGAAAGAACTTCTGACAGCTCCACCCATAGCAACAGATGGTTGGCACCATCCATCCGAGATCAGGAAAATTGTGCCTTGCCGGACCAAAGAGAGAGTTGTAGCACAACTAATCACAGCCCCCATAATGAAGCCAGCGCAGAGTACACAAAAGGCAAACTCTCTGTAAGAAATTCACATATGGACAGCACCTGTGAGACTGTTACAAAAGTGAAAAAGTTTGAACCTGGAACTGGgatgcagagcaaaaagagttcaaagaaaaaaatgaatgaaactATATTTTGTTTGGTCTCTATCCCAGTTAAATTGGAATCCAATCTGCCAGATACAGATAGGAACAACAACATAACCCAGAGCCCTGATAAGAACGGGTTTGATAACAATGGGGCTTTGCAAGAACAAAGTCTCTTAAGTATGTCTTCAACGGACTTGGAGTTACAAGCACTTACAGGAAGCATGACCAATAAAAATGAGTTACAAAAACAAGAGTTGTGGAGACCAGAAGAGTTCAAACAAATGAATGACCTCAGATTTATTCAGCCTGCAAAACACAGAGAGCTCAAATACTCTGGCTCCTGGCCAGGTGATCAGTACAAAGACCAGCAGACACAGACCAGTTTCACTGAAGAACCTAAAAGCCCACAATTTTTCCATGGTACAAAGCCTGGGCAGCCCAGTAGTAACAAATTGCTGTCTCCAAAGCTCCTAGGATGTACAGCATCCACGATAGGGTCAAAACAGGCAGGGTTGCATTCTGACGAGAGAAGCTGCAGACAAAATACTTACGGCATGAAGGGTCAGATGTACCTCAGCCAGTCTAGCAACAGTGCGTTTTCCAGGACTGTCACTTCAGTCCTTCAGGCCTCTTCCCCAAAAGCCCACCAGAGCCAGCCTGTGCCTGCCCAGGAGAGGGAAATCAACATTCTTTCCAAGGGAGATGTAGTTAAGGGAGAAGCAGGCGCTCCCTGCAACAGTAAAGAGCTGTTTGGGCAGTTCCTGCTGAAGCCTGTAAGTCGCCGTCCCTGGGATGCAATAAGTGAGCTAGAAAGTTTTAACAAGGAGCTGCAAGAGCAGGAAGAGAGCACAAGCAGTGAAGAAGATTTGGAAAGTGCTGCGGCTTCTCTGCAGGCAGGTGCCCTTACGCAGAGGAGGGCGTCCAGAAATGAGAAGTCAAACCAGGAGCCAAAACACAGTGGGAAATCGGCAACAGTTGTGCCAGAGGTGCCTGTATTTAAGTCAGGAAGAGTTAAGAGTAAGTCTGAAAGTTGGAGCATGGGGACGGAGCATGGTGGCGAGCCAGGCTGCATTGACTCTCAAGGCTTGTGGCAGCCAGGAGGGAGCAGTGGAGGAGTCGGGCCAGCAGATGGAAGTCTGATAACAAAAATGAGGACAGGGGAAGCCAAGAGCAGAACGAGCAAGCAGCCAGTTTGCATGGGCCCTCTTAAGAGAGTTTTGTCCAGTAGCCCAAGCAGTTCGTGCCACAGTAATCCTTTCAATAACCCTGTCTTGCAGGAGATGAGTGAAGACCAAAATTACCTAGACTTTGTTAAACTGAGCAAAGGTGCAACTCCCACAAATGATACAGTATTAGAGAGAGGCTCAGTAGTACGCTTGTCACTAACGAAGAGGAACCAAGGGCGCTCTGAGCCGGATTTGAGGTCAGTGGGACTTGATGTAGCCCCAGGACCTGGTGCTAACAATTCTGATCACCCttcaaatgcaaatgcagtGGAAATCCCTGTGAATGAGTCATTGCAGGCAAGAGCTGCAAGAATTTTAGGTATAGATATAGCAGTGGAGTCTCTCCTTCCGGATGACCACGTTGGGCCCCACCCAGGCACTAGCCCTGCAAACGGTGCCCAGGACTTTGAGTCGTCAGTGGGGAGCACAGTAAgtgacaaagaaggaaaaaaagatggttcTTATGAAGGCAGACGAAAGTGTGGCTGGACAGAGAGTGCTCTCTTTGTCAGAGTGGGAGGCCGATCTTTATACCCTGATGAACGCCAGACCACTCACCAGGAAGCCAGCGCTAAAACACTGGTAGCTGAGCAAGTTCTTGAACAACTTATGAGTCCCAGCCAAGGTGAGGACCAGAACTTGGTTTGCAAGTCAGCTGTGTATCAGCATTCGGAAAAGAGAGTGAGAAGCACCTCAAAAGTGATAGAGACACTCCAAGGCAAGCTCACTTCTCCACCAAGCCGGACTGCCATGGATCGCTTAGTGCGAATGAAAGAAGTTGACTCTGTGTCCCGGATGAGACGTCTGAGCATTAAGAGCGCAGACTCAGGAGAGGAGGTAGATGAGGAGAAGCTGTCGAGGGTacaagaggagagaggaagcaaACTGGCAAGCTCAGGGGCCGTTTCCAAGCGTGTTATCTCCCTCAGTGAAAATGGATATTTAGGTGGAACGGACAAGAAGAAGATTgacagagatttttctttaggTAAGATGCTATTATGGGAGATCTCAGTGGGTACTGTTTCCTTATGTAATGGGCATGATCATATTTCTTATGCCCATATAATGCTACTCAAATAG